The nucleotide sequence GGCTGCGGACGCTGCTACATCGCCTGCGAGGACACCTCGCACCAGGCCATCCTGCATCTGGCCAGGGACAACGGCACCGCCCGCTATGAGGTGAAGGACGCCGACTGCGTGGGCTGCAACCTGTGCGAGATCACCTGCCCGGTCGAGGACTGCATCACCATGGAAGTGCAGGACACCGGCAAGCCGTACATGAACTGGATGGAGGACCCGCGCAACCCGCATCGCGCGGCGTGACCCTGACGTTGAGGACAAGATCCGGATGATCCGCACAGATTCCAGCGCATGACACCACGTTCAGTGGCGTGAAAACAGAAAGGGGCTGCCAGCAATGGCAGCCCCTTTTCAATGGTCTCATGATCCATCAATGATGATCATTGTTAGCCTTAGGGTAATGTAATAATGACATCACCTGATGACTCAGGCGGACAGGCCAACGCCCTTCAGCAGCACCCGCGTGACGTTCTGCACCGCCTGCTCGAATTCGCGATCACTCAGCGCCTTGCCCTGATTGAGCACCGTGATCTGGTGGTCGAAGTCGGCGTAGTGCTGGGTGCTGGCCCAGATCATGTACAGGTAGGCGGAAGCATCGACGTTGTCAATGCGCCCCTCACTGATCCACTGGCGCAGGCGTGACTTCTTCATCTCGGCCCACTCGTCGAGCCACACCGTCAGCTCCTCGCCCAGCACCGGCGCGCCCTGCATGATCTCGCTGGCCCATACCTTGGAGCCATACGGACGCTGGCGCGAGTGCATCATCTTGGCGCGAATGTAGGTGGAGAGCACCAGCTGCGGGTCGTCATAGGCTTCGAAGCACAGCGCATCTTCCTTCCACAGCGCCAGCAGACCATCGAGGACCGCGCGATACAGCGCTTCCTTGGTGCTGAAGTAGTAATGCAGATTGGACTTGGGCAGCTCTACCTCGGCGGCAATATCGACCATGCTGGCGCCGACATAGCCCTTGAGAGCGAAGATCTTTTCGGCGGCGAGCAGGATGCGGCCGACATTATCCTTGCGAATCTGAGACTTGCGAGTGGTCATGCGATCCCCTGACGCGGTGCTGGCAGTGGGATGAGAATATCATAACCGCACTGCCAACATGCCTGAGCCGACAGGTTTCGCGCTCGCGGGCGTCTTTTCTCTACCCCCTCCCCCCTCACCTCTCGCCTCTTGACTCGCTTCCCACTGCTCACCCCTCGGCTTGTCGCCTCACGCTTCAGCGCGCGCCAGCGGTGTCATTCGAAGACCGCCCCATCGATGAAGCCATCCGCCGGCATCGGCACCTGGCCCGCCTCTCCGCTCAGCCACCAGGGCGCCGGATGCGTGCCTTCGCTGCGCTCATCCGCCACCGGCACCACCATGCCCAGCTTGCGGGCTGCGCTGCGGTAGAGGTCCGGGCGTACGCAGCGTGCCAGGGTCGCTTCGAGGTCATTGTCGCTGACTCCCTCGAGATGCCCCCAGCGCTGCATCTGGGCGGCATACCAGCGGGTCTGCGAGCGCCACGGGAAGTTGGCCGCATAGCGATGGAAGATGGTCCAGCCGGGATTTTCCCGCTGGAACGCCTCCACCGACTGCTCGACATCCACATCGCGCAGTCCACGCGCCACCACCGAAAGCGGCACTTCCTGCATGCCTTCATCATGCAGCCACTGCGCGGCCTGCTCACGGTTGCCCGGGCGGTCCAGCCAGGCACAGGCCTTGAGCAGCGCACGAATCAGCGCCTGATGCGCCAGCGGGTGCTGCTCCGCCCAGTCCTCGCGCACGCCCAGCACCTTTTCCTGTCCGAAGCGCCAGATATCATGACTGCCCGCCACCACCTGCCCCATGCCCTGCACGGCGGCCAGACTGTTCCAGGGCTCTCCGACACAGAAGCCGTCCAGCGCGCCACTTGCCAGCTGGGCGGCCATCAACGGCGGGGCCACCGCACGCATCTCGATGTCGCGATTCGGGTCGATCCCGCCGGCCGCCAGCCAGTAACGCAGCAGATAGCGGTGCGAGGAGAAGGGATGCACGCTGGCAAGCTTGAGCGCCGCCTCCCCACGCTCGCGGCGCGCCTGCACGTGCGCCGCCAGCGCCCGAGACACCGCCAGCGGAGAGCCCAGGTCATGCCCCTCCTCGGCCAGCGCCGCCATCAGGGCCCGCGACAGGGTGATGGAGTTGCCGCCCAGATTGAGCGTCATCGCGCTGATCACCGGTGTGGCGCGGCCATCCAGCCCCAGGGTCGAGGTCAGCGGCATCAGCGCCAGCATCTGCGCGCCCTGCAACACGCCGGTCTGCAGGTCATCGCGCAGTGCCGCCCACGACGGCTGCCACTTGAGCGTCACGGCCAGCCCCTCCTCACGGAAGAACCCCTGACGCTCCGCCACCACCAGAGGAGCCGCGTCATTGAGCGGCATCAACCCCAGCGTCAACTGATGGCCATTGAGAAGAGAATCACTGAGCATCACATCCACCTTTTGAACGATCGAAAGAGAAGGACATCACGAGACTCGGCTCAGTGCCGACGCGACGCCTTGAGCAGCTCATCGGCCAGCTCGTGCAATGCCAGACGCCGATTCATCGCGGTCTTGCGCAGATATTGGTAGGCCGCATCCTCCCCCAGTCCGCGACTCTCCATCACCAGCGCCTTGGCGCGATCCACGCTGCGCCGCTGTATCAGAGTGGTCTGGGTGCGATTGAGTTCGCCCTTGAGGGCACGGTGAGCCTCGAAGCTGGTGATGGCCACCTCGACCATGCTGCGCACCATCGCCGGCATGACGTGATCCACCACGTAAGCGGACACGCCGGCGCCAGCCGCCTGGCGCACCAGGTCCGGCGCGTCCTCACTGGCCAGCATGATCATCGGCTTGGGATAGTGACGCCCCAGCTGGCCGAGGTGCTCGAGGGTGTCACGGCTGGGCAGGTCGGCGTCGATGATCACGGCATCCGGCTGATGGTGCTGCACCAGCGCATGCAGGTCCTCGTGTTCATCGACCCGCAGCGCCACCTCGAAGCCGGCGCTCAACAGCGCCTGCTCCAGAGCGGCGGAACGCTCGCTGCGCACATCGACGATCAACACGGTCACGGGCATATCAGGCTTCCTTGGCAGTGTGTCAGGCGGTGGTGCCGGGGTGTCAGGCGACGCCTCGAGCGATCAGGCACCGACGTCCGAGATCAAGGACGACGGCGTCTTCGCAAGCGGGAGTCGGGATGGCGTCACGCCTCTGACACTGCAGGATTCATGCCACAAACTGGTGCAGCGCTGGCCTTAAAGGCCTTCCGCAGTGCGCAAGGGCGCGCCCGGCTGCACAGCAATGATGCATGGCGTGATCTGGCGATCTCTCGCCCGCCACGTGCGCCAGACTGGATCATCCTCACCCCGCCGCGCACCGCCACTGGGCATCGCCCTGATTACTCCCCACTGCTGCCTTGCCCGACATGATGATTCCAAGCCCTTGATATGACGGGGGTTGGACGCACAACACCCCCGCAAGTGGCGCGCTACTTGCTTTGAGTCAGGCAATGGCAGACAAGCGTGCCATGCATCATCCATGACGTGGACCAGGCTCCCGGGAGTACGAGTGCGTCGAACCAGGCCCCTCAATGACGAGGCGCCCCGCTGTCGTTCACAGCTGTTCGACCACCCGTCGTGCGCCGAGACCCTGGCGTCCGGCACCGACGCTGTACCAGGAGCCCACTCATGGATATTCGCAACAAGGCCAGCCGTATCCGGCTGTTCAGCTTCAATACCCCGCAGATGCGCGCCTTCCACATGTCGTGGTTCGCCTTCCACGTCTGCTTCTTCGGCTGGTTCGGCATCGCGCCCTTGATGGCCGTGGTGCGCGATGACCTCGGCCTGACCAAGACCCAGATCGGCAACACCATCATCGCCTCCGTCGCCATCACGGTGATCGTGCGACTTGCCATCGGCGTGCTGTGTGATCGCATCGGGCCACGCAAGGCCTACACCTGGCTGCTGTGCCTCGGCTCTCTGCCGGTGATGTGCATCGGCTTCGCCGACAGCTTCGAATCCTTCTTCCTCGCCCGTCTGGCCATCGGTGCCATCGGCGCGTCCTTCGTCATCACCCAGTACCATACCTCCGTGATGTTCGGCCCCAACGTGGTCGGCACCGCCAATGCCACCACCGCCGGCTGGGGCAACCTGGGCGGCGGCACCACCCAGATGCTGATGCCGCTGGTGATGGCCGGCCTGCTGATGCTGGGCGTCGAGCAGACCCTGGGCTGGCGTCTGGCGATGGTCGTGCCGGGCATCGTGCTGTTCCTCACCGGGATCGCCTACTACTTCTTCACCCAGGATGCGCCGGACGGCAACTTCAGCGAGCTGCGTGAGCGTGGGGAGCTGCCGAAAGCCGAGAAGGAATACAGCATGCGCGCCACCTTCGGCGCGGCGGCTCGCGACATCCGTGTCTGGGCCCTGTTCCTCGTCTACGGCGCCTGCTTCGGGGTCGAGCTGACCATCAACAACGTCGCCGCCATCTACTTCTTCGATCACTTCGACCTCGATCTCGCCACCGCCGGCCTCATCGCGGGCCTGTTCGGCCTGATGAACCTGTTCGCGCGCACCCTGGGCGGCGTCTTCTCCGACCTGTTCGCCCGTCAGTCCGGCCTCAAGGGTCGCGTGCGCTGGCTGTTCATCGCGCTGCTGTGTGAAGGCGTGGCGCTGGTCGGCTTCGCCCAGATGGAAACCCTCGCGGTGGCCATCGGCATCATGCTGGTGTTCAGCCTGTTCGTGCAGATGGCGGAAGGCGCCACCTTCGGGATCGTGCCCTTCGTCAATCGCAAGGCACTGGGCGCGGTGGCCGGTATCGTCGGCGCGGGCGGCAACGCGGGGGCTGTCGCCGCGGGTTTCCTGTTCCGCAGTGAAGAACTGACCTACCAGGAAGGCCTGATGTATCTGGGCATGGGCGTGATCGTGATCTCGCTGTTCGCCCTGCTGGTGCGCTTCAGCGCCGCCACCGAGGCCGAGGAAGGCCGCGCCTATGAAGCCGCCGTCGCGGAACGCAAGCAGCAGAGCGACCAGCAGCCCGTGTCTGTCTGAGCCTGTCTCTTCCTGAGACTTTCTCAAACCTCTGACACATGCAGCCCTGATATACGGAGCCCTGATACACGGAGCCCTGACATGCAAAGGCCCCGCCTCTTGAGAGGCGGGGCCTTTGTGCATTCACACCTTGCGGTTCGCCGTGCTCGCGAGCGAGTCACGGCCAGCCATCAGCTGTCGGTGGCGTTCTCGACGCTGTCACCGGCGTCTTCCACGGCGTTGTCCATCTTCTCGCCAGCCTTCTCCATCGGGCCCTCGTCCTCGCAACCGGCGAGTGACAGGCCACCGAGACCCAGCATGGCAATCATCAGCGAACTACCCAGAGTCTTGAGCTTCATGATGTCTCTCCTTGAATCATCGGTCGGGATAACGCCCCGGCCTGCACACCAGTACAGACAACAGCGCGGGGATACACAGGACATGGAGCGGGTGTCGCGCGGTTTCAAGGGTGGCGCAACGCCGAGTTGCAAGGGGATGATCGAGTGACGAGGCACACCACAGGGCAAGCCCCTTCGAGGAGCCCGGCTCAGAGCGCGAATCTGCGCTCGAGCCAGAGGCCCAGGTCAGAGGCCCAGGTCAGAGAAACCATGGTCGAAGAGCACCTCGCCTCCCAGCCCCGCCAGATAGTCCGGCACCAGCTCGATGGCCACGAAGGCGCCAGGCACATCCTCGTGATGGCAATAAAGGCCGTAATGGCGCGCCGGATGAAAGCCCAGATGTGCATAGAACTCGGCATGACCCGCCGCCACCACGGCGCCCGCTCCCAGCAGACGACAACGCTTGACCGCCGAGATCACCAGCCGCTTGCCGATGCCATGACGCTGGTGCTGGGGCAACACCGCCAGAGGCGCCAATGCCATCAGCACGCGCCCCGGACAGCCGGAGAGTTCCACGCGCGAGGCCATCACATGCCCCAGCAGCCCTCCTTCGCCTTCACTGAGGTGACGCCCGCTTTCCGGGTCAGAGAAGCGCTCGGCCACCAGCGAGATCTGCGCCAGATCACTGCGACGCAGTCTGTCGCCCAGGCGAGCCTCCCGGTGGCCGGCAAACACGGATTCATGGATGCGGTAGATGCGCTCATGATCGATGAGACGTTCTTCACGGATGCGAAGATTATCGGCGGGGTTGTCAGTCATCACGAGTTACCGGTTCAGCGCCCTGTCGATCAGGGCCGTCACCCCCAAGCTTAGCCACCGCCGTCATGGCCCGCGAGAGTCAATCTACTGCTCAAAAAGCACGATGCCCGCCGAAGTGGCGGGCATCGAATGACGTGATGACAAGGTCGTGATCCAGATGAGAGACGTGGGACCTGCCATGTCACTCCTCTGCTGATTTCCACGCCATCAGGCGGGCGCCCCTGTCAGCTCTTGAGGCGACGCGCGCGGAAGGAACGGCCCTTGAGCTTGCCGTTCATCAACTGGGTCAGCGCGGCCTTGGCGACATCGCGCTCCACCGCCACGTAGGTGGTGCGGGCCAGTACCTTGATCTTGCCGATCTGGCTGCCCGGCAGGCCGCCATCGCCCGTCAGGGCACCGAGGATGTCGCCGGGACGCAGCTTGTCCTTCTTGCCGCCATCGATCTGCAGCGTCGCCATGCGCGCGCGGAAGGGTTCACGGGTCAGCATGCTCTTCGCCGGCAGCGGCTCGGCTTCCAGCGTCTGCTCGAGGAAATCTCCCAGCTTGGCCAGGCGATAGTCTTCCTTCT is from Cobetia marina and encodes:
- a CDS encoding TetR/AcrR family transcriptional regulator; translation: MTTRKSQIRKDNVGRILLAAEKIFALKGYVGASMVDIAAEVELPKSNLHYYFSTKEALYRAVLDGLLALWKEDALCFEAYDDPQLVLSTYIRAKMMHSRQRPYGSKVWASEIMQGAPVLGEELTVWLDEWAEMKKSRLRQWISEGRIDNVDASAYLYMIWASTQHYADFDHQITVLNQGKALSDREFEQAVQNVTRVLLKGVGLSA
- a CDS encoding CmpA/NrtA family ABC transporter substrate-binding protein yields the protein MLSDSLLNGHQLTLGLMPLNDAAPLVVAERQGFFREEGLAVTLKWQPSWAALRDDLQTGVLQGAQMLALMPLTSTLGLDGRATPVISAMTLNLGGNSITLSRALMAALAEEGHDLGSPLAVSRALAAHVQARRERGEAALKLASVHPFSSHRYLLRYWLAAGGIDPNRDIEMRAVAPPLMAAQLASGALDGFCVGEPWNSLAAVQGMGQVVAGSHDIWRFGQEKVLGVREDWAEQHPLAHQALIRALLKACAWLDRPGNREQAAQWLHDEGMQEVPLSVVARGLRDVDVEQSVEAFQRENPGWTIFHRYAANFPWRSQTRWYAAQMQRWGHLEGVSDNDLEATLARCVRPDLYRSAARKLGMVVPVADERSEGTHPAPWWLSGEAGQVPMPADGFIDGAVFE
- a CDS encoding ANTAR domain-containing response regulator, whose translation is MPVTVLIVDVRSERSAALEQALLSAGFEVALRVDEHEDLHALVQHHQPDAVIIDADLPSRDTLEHLGQLGRHYPKPMIMLASEDAPDLVRQAAGAGVSAYVVDHVMPAMVRSMVEVAITSFEAHRALKGELNRTQTTLIQRRSVDRAKALVMESRGLGEDAAYQYLRKTAMNRRLALHELADELLKASRRH
- a CDS encoding NarK family nitrate/nitrite MFS transporter translates to MDIRNKASRIRLFSFNTPQMRAFHMSWFAFHVCFFGWFGIAPLMAVVRDDLGLTKTQIGNTIIASVAITVIVRLAIGVLCDRIGPRKAYTWLLCLGSLPVMCIGFADSFESFFLARLAIGAIGASFVITQYHTSVMFGPNVVGTANATTAGWGNLGGGTTQMLMPLVMAGLLMLGVEQTLGWRLAMVVPGIVLFLTGIAYYFFTQDAPDGNFSELRERGELPKAEKEYSMRATFGAAARDIRVWALFLVYGACFGVELTINNVAAIYFFDHFDLDLATAGLIAGLFGLMNLFARTLGGVFSDLFARQSGLKGRVRWLFIALLCEGVALVGFAQMETLAVAIGIMLVFSLFVQMAEGATFGIVPFVNRKALGAVAGIVGAGGNAGAVAAGFLFRSEELTYQEGLMYLGMGVIVISLFALLVRFSAATEAEEGRAYEAAVAERKQQSDQQPVSV
- a CDS encoding GNAT family N-acetyltransferase; the encoded protein is MTDNPADNLRIREERLIDHERIYRIHESVFAGHREARLGDRLRRSDLAQISLVAERFSDPESGRHLSEGEGGLLGHVMASRVELSGCPGRVLMALAPLAVLPQHQRHGIGKRLVISAVKRCRLLGAGAVVAAGHAEFYAHLGFHPARHYGLYCHHEDVPGAFVAIELVPDYLAGLGGEVLFDHGFSDLGL